The following are encoded in a window of Etheostoma cragini isolate CJK2018 chromosome 7, CSU_Ecrag_1.0, whole genome shotgun sequence genomic DNA:
- the ncoa6 gene encoding nuclear receptor coactivator 6 isoform X5 — protein MAHRRTPPPLSQRTEYLEPDNDSDRDSGVGEDDDSHGGAATEEEKDNTHDGTEENCEEGEDFTVFVAFQGNMEDEDFIQKLDTILSGIPNMLDMGSERLQPQHVEPWNSVRVTFNIPRDAAERLRLLAQNNQQQLRDLGILSVQIEGEGSINVAVGPNRVQEVRVNGPIGAPGQMRMDVGFPGQPGPGVRMANPTMVPTGPGMAGQAMVPGSSGQMHPRVPRPSSQTGSDVMDPMMPGMSVQQQLHHQQAGPHVSGPMPPQAAHHMQALQGGRPLNPAALQQLQQQQHHQQQQAQQQAQQQAQQQAQQQAQLSQLGPRPPFNPSGQMAVPPGWNQLPSGVLQSPAAQGGPAWRKPPPQAQMVQRPPSLATVQTPSHPPPPYPFGSQQAGQVFNAMGQGQLQQQQQTGVGQFAAPQPKGPQAGPGGVAGPPRAPPPLPTTSGPQGNLTAKSPGSSSSPFQQGSPGTPPMMAQRPTTPQGFPQGVGSPGRVALGQQGNMQQGFMGMPQHGQPGAQVHPGMQKRPMGFPNPNFVQGQVSASTAGTPGGGASQQLQSSQAMTHTGAPPSVSTPNSMQGPPHAQPNVMGVQSSMAGLPPGTTTGPIMGQQQPGLQTQMMGLQHQVQPVSSSPSQKVQGQGGGQTVLSRPLSQGQRGGMTPPKQMMPQQGQGVMHGQGQMVGGQGHQAMLLQQQQQQQQQQQQQNSMMEQMVANQMQGNKQAFGGKIPAGVMPGQMIRGPAPNVPGNMAQFQGQVVPQQMTPQQQQQQMAQLQQQQLQQQQQQQHQLQQLQQQQQQQQQQQHQQMNQQQSQVPIAGNPNQAMGMHGQQMRLPAGHPLIQQQLQQQQLQQQQKQQQQAMLQQQQQATQQHPHPLGDPNSGAGDLGVQQMVPDMQAQQQQGMMGGPQHMQMGNGHFAGHGMNFNPQFPGQMPMGGPCVQPGGFPVNKDVTLTSPLLVNLLQSDISASQFGPGGKQGAGGGNQAKPKKKKPARKKKPKEGEGQQQVEGLGGLDVAAGMEDSEIPNLGGEQSLGLDNSGQKLPDFASRPAGFPGQPADQRVLQQVPMQFMQQQQQQQQQQQQQQQQQQQQQQQMQHMQQQQIQQQQMQQQQQIQQQMQQQQMQQQQQLQQQQMQQQQQMQQMQQMQGLQNAQGQQGMTGPQTSGQGQPQMHPHQLQQQQTQQPHLQQQQQQQMMMMLKMQQEQAKNRMSIPPGGQLTPRSMGNPPEVQRLPVSQQGNMPVMISLQGHGGVPLSPDKARGLPLMVNPQLAGAVRRMSHPDAGPQGTGTEEAIAGSHPKQDRPGGPEIGLQPGNGTQQMMANQCSNAHMMKQGPGPSPMPQHTGASPQQQLPSQPQQAGPMPGLHFPNVPTTSQSSRPKTPNRASPRPYHHPLTPTNRPPSTEPSEINLSPERLNASIAGLFPPKINIPLPPRQPNLNRGFDQQGLNPTTLKAIGQAPPSLTLPGNNNNGTVGGNNTNSQQPFSTGTGVGGTGTKQDRQTGGQGKRASPSNSRRSSPASSRKSATPSPGRQKGTKMAITCPPPQQQQQQLVNPQGQTMMLSPTSVPPSPVSMPSQVSGAMETPQTQSPFHGMQGNPAEGARESQGMTAEQRQMPQPQSLRELSAPRMASSRFPMPQQPKPDLELQAGTVERHPASMQDSEVSPTLRSAPTSLNQLLDNSGIPNMPLRPIQSNTVRDVMGKDSPKSALDPERPLHSNFQDTDMSAAVTSTATVNESEVKPKPAVKIPTSSPNLQPVSISNSQSSPNKISNTTPSLSQNPISSLGVNPSPNINPTPTLCPTPSTNTNATTSVIPNPVTSGQSSPSLTVSTNLNSSSALNSASSALKPSSSPKSVTSGNSVIQIPASSSTISPSQITVFVTSNPITSAPTPQAPTSMVSTMVAVPNKNIRPQDIQQQAPAPRPPQFITTTPVFINPIFQVPGSSVAPNTTMVSQSVTMVGPIQVSTTNLQLSSAPSPTQSSLANMTSTQPTRSAVGQVQIATSVSSSVPVGTPPVLKQINSGAPFKTENVGEGGFAQKPIPPVRQPSPHPSPSTTSPFQPPLASPPLCSSPVAANTIRKSPMSPSPTAQLKSKPGQAASAISGTADSQQSLVERSAPGPTGAVPPQSIHPPASPAIQIETLAPQTTTTAAVPNTPPAVSSPIPVPGQVAVQVVTQAPVPAPASISSQAVTSQAPVVTVVGATTCVSSTTLSTVAPVQSPVPSIVAGSGPTLKVAPTTSSPVANPSRVSPAQPDPPTIEPPMPPAAVSAEITQTMPAPIQQDVPPAQEPVASEKMGEEVLTGSEQGWAKKRKTPINLVPRAAVEKPKGPSRRSSRAEKEVEEEPVADSGIRKRSARPGTSAAVKEAGASPTQAKRRKSK, from the exons ATGGCGCATCGACGCACCCCACCTCCGCTGTCCCAGAGGACTGAGTACCTGGAACCTGATAACGATTCCGACAGGGACTCTGGTGTTGGGGAGGATGATGACAGCCATGGAGGCGCAgcaacagaggaggagaaagataaCACGCATGATGGCACGGAAGAAAACTGCGAGGAGGGAGaagattttacagtttttgttgcctttcaAGGGAATATGGAGGACGAGGACTTCATTCAAAAACTTGACACTATCCTCAGTGGGATACCAAACATGCTGGATATGG GCTCGGAGAGGCTACAGCCACAACATGTGGAGCCGTGGAACAGTGTGCGTGTTACCTTTAACATTCCTCGGGATGCTGCTGAGCGACTCAGACTGTTGGCCCAGAACAaccagcagcagctcagagacCTGGGGATTCTCTCCGTGCAAATAGAAG GGGAAGGGTCCATCAATGTGGCTGTGGGACCAAATAGAGTGCAAGAAGTCAGAGTGAATGGACCAATTGGAGCACCTGGCCAGATGAGAATGGATGTTGGCTTTCCAGGACAGCCTGGTCCAG GGGTTAGGATGGCTAATCCAACAATGGTTCCCACTGGGCCTGGTATGGCAGGTCAGGCTATGGTACCAGGCAGCAGTGGACAGATGCATCCTCGTGTTCCCAGACCATCTTCACAGACAGGTTCAG ATGTTATGGATCCAATGATGCCAGGCATGTCAGTTCAGCAGCAACTTCATCACCAACAGGCTGGTCCCCATGTCTCAGGCCCAATGCCTCCTCAGGCTGCCCATCACATGCAGGCCCTGCAGGGTGGGAGACCACTCAACCCTGCAGCACTGCAGcagcttcaacaacaacaacatcaccaACAGCAGCAGGCCCAGCAGCAGGCCCAGCAGCAGGCCCAGCAACAGGCCCAGCAGCAGGCTCAGCTCTCCCAGCTTGGACCTAGACCTCCATTCAACCCATCGGGCCAGATGGCTGTGCCTCCTGGCTGGAACCAGTTGCCCTCTGGGGTCCTCCAGTCACCAGCTGCCCAAGGAGGCCCTGCCTGGAGAAAGCCCCCACCCCAAGCCCAAATGGTTCAACGTCCACCCTCCCTTGCTACAGTTCAGACTCCCagccaccccccacccccttacCCATTTGGCAGCCAGCAAGCTGGGCAGGTATTCAATGCCATGGGACAGggacaactacaacaacaacagcagacaGGAGTTGGTCAGTTTGCCGCTCCCCAGCCTAAAGGCCCACAGGCTGGCCCTGGTGGTGTTGCAGGACCACCCAGAGCCCCTCCACCACTTCCAACAACTTCTGGACCGCAGGGCAACCTCACTGCCAAGTCCCCTGGTTCCTCCTCGTCTCCTTTTCAGCAGGGTTCACCTGGGACTCCTCCCATGATGGCTCAGAGACCTACAACTCCACAGGGTTTTCCCCAGGGCGTTGGATCACCAGGAAGAGTAGCCCTTGGCCAACAGGGTAACATGCAACAAGGATTCATGGGAATGCCCCAGCATGGACAGCCTGGTGCCCAAGTTCACCCAG GTATGCAAAAGCGTCCCATGGGCTTTCCAAACCCAAACTTTGTCCAAGGTCAGGTGAGTGCCAGCACTGCAGGAACCCCTGGTGGAGGAGCCAGTCAGCAGCTACAGAGCAGCCAAGCAATGACTCACACAG GAGCTCCACCTTCAGTCTCCACTCCAAACTCAATGCAGGGTCCACCTCATGCCCAACCCAATGTTATGGGTGTACAAAGTAGCATGGCAGGACTGCCCCCTGGTACAACCACTGGGCCTATTATGGGCCAGCAACAGCCTGGCCTCCAGACCCAGATGATGGGCCTCCAGCATCAGGTCCAGCCCGTGTCTTCCTCCCCCAGCCAGAAGGTTCAAGGCCAGGGTGGAGGTCAGACTGTCCTTTCAAGGCCCCTCAGTCAAGGGCAGAGAGGAGGGATGACCCCACCCAAGCAAATGATGCCTCAGCAAGGCCAGGGGGTGATGCATGGGCAGGGTCAGATGGTTGGAGGCCAAGGGCACCAGGCCATGCtcctacagcagcagcagcaacaacaacaacaacaacagcaacaaaactcCATGATGGAACAAATGGTTGCCAACCAGATGCAAGGCAACAAGCAGGCCTTTGGAGGCAAGATTCCTGCTGGGGTCATGCCTGGTCAGATGATTCGAGGCCCTGCTCCAAATGTTCCAGGTAACATGGCTCAGTTCCAGGGCCAGGTTGTACCACAGCAGATGACtccacaacaacagcagcagcaaatgGCTCAACTCCAACAACAgcaattacaacaacaacagcagcaacagcaccAGTTACAAcagctacagcagcagcagcagcagcagcaacaacaacaacatcagcagATGAACCAGCAACAATCCCAGGTTCCTATTGCTGGCAATCCTAATCAAGCTATGGGCATGCATGGGCAACAGATGAGGCTCCCTGCAGGTCATCCTCTTATCCAACAACAGTTGCAACAGCAGcagttacagcagcagcagaagcaacagcaacaggccatgttgcaacagcaacaacaggcAACTCAACAACATCCACATCCTTTGGGAGATCCTAATAGTGGGGCAGGGGACTTGGGGGTCCAACAGATGGTCCCTGATATGCAggcacagcagcagcaaggCATGATGGGGGGTCCTCAGCACATGCAGATGGGAAATGGCCACTTTGCAGGACATGGCATGAACTTTAACCCACAGTTCCCTGGTCAGATGCCAATGGGGGGACCCTGTGTACAGCCAGGAGGCTTTCCTGTCAACAAGGATGTAACGCTGACTAGCCCACTGCTGGTCAACCTGCTGCAGAGTGATATCTCAGCCAGCCAGTTTGGGCCCGGAGGAAAACAGGGAGCAGGGGGGGGGAATCAGGCCAAACCCAAAAAGAAGAAACCAGCACGAAAGAAGAAGCCCAAAGAGGGAGAAGGACAACAGCAAGTAGAGGGACTTgg TGGTCTTGATGTGGCTGCTGGCATGGAGGATTCTGAAATACCAAATCTGGGTGGTGAACAGAGTTTGGGATTAGATAACTCTGGCCAGAAACTCCCTGATTTTGCCAGCAGGCCTGCAG GCTTTCCTGGCCAACCTGCAGACCAGAGAGTATTGCAGCAGGTACCCATGCAGTttatgcagcagcagcagcaacaacaacaacaacaacaacaacaacaacagcaacagcagcagcaacaacaacaaatgcagcacatgcaacagcagcagatacagcaacaacaaatgcagcagcagcaacaaatacaacaacaaatgcaacagcaacaaatgcaacagcagcaacaattacaacaacagcagatgcagcaacaacagcagatGCAACAGATGCAGCAGATGCAGGGTCTCCAGAATGCTCAAGGGCAACAGGGGATGACGGGGCCGCAGACTTCGGGTCAAGGCCAGCCCCAGATGCACCCTCATcagctacagcagcagcaaactCAACAACCACACTTGCAACAGCAG cagcagcagcagatgatgatgatgctgaagATGCAGCAGGAACAGGCAAAGAATCGCATGTCCATCCCCCCGGGAGGGCAGCTCACTCCTAGGAGCATGGGCAATCCACCTGAGGTGCAGAGGCTCCCTGTATCACAACAAGGCAACATGCCTGTCATGATCAGCCTTCAAGGACACGGGGGGGTACCGCTGTCACCTGACAAAGCCAGAGGGTTGCCCCTGATGGTGAACCCACAG CTTGCAGGCGCTGTGCGAAGAATGTCCCATCCTGATGCAGGTCCTCAAGGCACTGGAACTGAAGAGGCTATTGCAGGGTCCCACCCGAAGCAGGACAGGCCTGGTGGCCCTGAAATTGGGTTGCAGCCTGGAAATGGAACCCAACAGATGATGGCCAATCAGTGCTCCAACGCTCACATGATGAAGCAAGGCCCTGGTCCATCACCAATGCCCCAACATACTGGAGCCAGTCCCCAGCAACAATTACCAAGTCAGCCTCAGCAAGCAGGCCCCATGCCTGGCCTTCATTTCCCCAATGTCCCCACAACTTCACAGAGCTCCAGGCCAAAAACCCCCAACAGAGCCAGCCCCAGACCCTACCACCATCCTCTCACCCCAACTAATCGTCCACCCAGTACTGAGCCCTCCGAAATCAACCTTTCACCTGAGAGGCTAAATGCCTCGATTGCAGGGCTTTTTCCTCCCAAAATCAACATTCCTCTGCCTCCCAGGCAGCCTAACCTAAACAGGGGATTTGATCAGCAAGGTCTTAACCCAACAACTCTGAAAGCAATTGGACAGGCGCCTCCTAGCTTAACTTTACCAgggaacaacaacaatggcaCTGTGGGTGGAAATAACACTAACAGTCAGCAGCCTTTCTCTACTGGCACTGGAGTAGGAGGCACTGGCACTAAACAGGACAGGCAGACTGGAGGGCAGGGTAAGAGGGCAAGTCCTAGTAATAGCCGGAGGTCAAGTCCAGCCTCTAGCCGGAAGTCAGCCACCCCAAGTCCAGGGAGACAAAAGGGGACAAAGATGGCCATCACCTGCCCTCctccccagcagcagcagcagcagttggtCAACCCTCAAGGGCAAACCATGATGCTAAGCCCTACCTCAGTACCCCCAAGTCCAGTATCTATGCCTTCACAAGTGAGCGGGGCTATGGAGACACCGCAGACTCAGAGCCCCTTTCATGGGATGCAAGGTAACCCTGCTGAGGGAGCCAGGGAAAGTCAGGGAATGACAGCAGAGCAGCGACAGATGCCCCAGCCACAGTCTTTAAGGGAGTTATCAGCTCCCAGAATGGCAAGTTCTCGTTTCCCCATGCCTCAGCAGCCTAAACCTGACTTAGAACTGCAGGCTGGTACAGTTGAGAGGCACCCAGCATCTATGCAGGACTCCGAGGTCTCACCTACTCTCAGGTCAGCTCCAACCTCCCTCAACCAGTTACTGGATAACTCTGGTATACCAAACATGCCTCTTCGGCCCATACAAAGTAATACTGTTAGGGATGTTATGGGGAAGGACAGCCCAAAGTCTGCTTTGGACCCTGAGAGACCACTCCACAGTAATTTCCAGGATACAGACATGTCAGCTGCTGTCACTTCCACTGCCACTGTAAATGAGTCGGAAGTTAAACCCAAACCTGCTGTAAAAATCCCTACCAGCAGTCCTAATTTGCAGCCTGTGTCAATTTCCAACTCACAGTCTAGCCCTAACAAGATCTCTAATACTACCCCCAGCCTTAGCCAAAACCCCATCTCCAGCCTTGGTGTCAATCCCAGTCCAAATATAAACCCAACACCCACCCTCTGCCCCACTCCTAGTACTAACACTAATGCCACCACAAGTGTAATCCCCAACCCAGTCACTTCCGGTCAGAGCAGTCCTTCCCTGACTGTAAGTACCAATTTGAACTCCAGCTCTGCTTTAAACTCAGCCAGCTCAGCTCTAAAACCAAGCTCTAGTCCTAAATCTGTGACAAGTGGTAACTCAGTCATACAGATCCCTGCCTCTTCTAGCACAATTTCCCCCAGCCAGATAACTGTGTTTGTCACCTCTAACCCCATCACCTCTGCCCCCACTCCCCAGGCACCCACATCTATGGTCTCCACCATGGTGGCTGTGCCTAACAAGAACATTAGACCTCAGGATATCCAGCAGCAGGCCCCTGCCCCCCGACCTCCTCAGTTTATCACCACCACCCCTGTATTTATTAACCCAATTTTCCAGGTCCCAGGTTCATCTGTGGCTCCCAATACCACCATGGTATCACAGTCAGTCACCATGGTGGGGCCTATCCAAGTGTCCACTACAAACCTCCAACTTTCTTCTGCCCCAAGCCCCACCCAGTCCTCATTGGCTAACATGACCAGCACTCAGCCCACCAGAAGTGCTGTTGGACAGGTCCAGATTGCCACTAGTGTGTCCTCATCAGTCCCAGTTGGTACTCCCCCAGTTCTTAAGCAAATTAACTCAGGGGCCCCCTTTAAAACCGAAAATGTAGGTGAGGGAGGGTTTGCTCAGAAACCTATTCCTCCAGTCCGGCAGCCATCTCCCCATCCAAGCCCTTCAACAACATCTCCCTTTCAGCCACCCCtggcttctcctcctctctgctctagTCCTGTGGCAGCTAACACTATTCGAAAGAGCCCCATGTCACCATCTCCCACTGCCCAGCTGAAGAGTAAACCTGGACAGGCTGCTTCAGCTATTTCTGGTACAGCTGATTCCCAGCAGAGTCTTGTAGAAAGGTCTGCGCCAGGGCCCACTGGGGCGGTGCCACCACAGAGCATTCATCCTCCTGCTAGTCCTGCCATTCAGATTGAGACATTAGCTCCTCAAACTACTACTACGGCAGCTGTTCCAAACACTCCACCTGCTGTCTCCTCTCCAATCCCAGTTCCTGGCCAAGTGGCTGTTCAGGTTGTCACCCAGGCTCCAGTGCCTGCACCAGCCTCTATCTCAAGCCAGGCTGTAACTTCTCAAGCTCCTGTTGTCACTGTAGTTGGTGCTACCACATGTGTCTCTTCTACTACCCTCTCTACGGTTGCTCCTGTACAAAGTCCTGTACCGTCCATTGTTGCTGGATCTGGACCTACTCTGAAGGTTGCCCCTACCACATCCTCCCCAGTTGCTAACCCCAGCAGAGTTTCACCAGCTCAGCCTGACCCTCCAACCATTGAGCCCCCCATGCCGCCAGCTGCTGTATCTGCTGAAATTACTCAGACCATGCCAG CACCTATTCAACAAGATGTCCCACCGGCCCAGGAACCTGTTGCCAGTGAGAAGATGG GTGAAGAGGTCTTGACAGGTTCTGAGCAGGG ATgggcaaagaaaagaaagacgcCCATCAACTTAGTCCCAAG GGCTGCTGTGGAGAAGCCCAAGGGACCGAGCAGACGCAGCTCCCGGGCagagaaggaggtggaggaagagcCAGTAGCAGACAGTGGCATTAGGAAGAGATCAGCCAGGCCTGGCACCAGTGCTGCTGTAAAAG AAGCTGGAGCAAGCCCCACCCAGGCCAAACGAAGGAAGTCTAAATAG